The following are encoded together in the Pseudomonas xantholysinigenes genome:
- a CDS encoding TonB-dependent siderophore receptor, translating to MVRQSIMTDAYPVLRGGSRLTPLAFFVALGLSGTAAAANQAVELDATTIDSSALPLADDSGQIGYTVESTRSSTGLKLTPRQTPQSVTSITRQQMDDRDIHTIEQALDTTPGVSMSKMEVGGRTDFRARGYSISNWKIDGLQFPGGSDFSGGGNALNMDLYERIDIVRGANGLLGGTGDPSATVNLIRKAPGKTFGGSAYATYGSWDKRRLGADLNLPLSEDGRLRSRFVMTQQDANSFRDNQSERSRAALANFEFDLDDATTLGAGYQYEYNKVVGGGWGANIPIWYGDGSKTDLPRSTNVVPSWSFGEYITRTTFGSLAHRFDNDWSLDLKVAQSTGEALNHRGLAKVNSSGRGVYGGYWDQDGSGAVLNGLHSSTDTTQQSAQIDLSGPFQLLGRTHQAMVGYNDSRTVAWSPQYSCSMVGGGKTVNSGVGCQFRANNGLGLSNWLDGVDDDYAMLASKTGLHSKTTTRLQGLYAATRLSISDPLSVILGVRSTDYSATTRNVNGARSNQQNNGIVTPYMGVVYDLNDTYSLYASYTDIFNPQTEETASGTKVEPIRGQSYESGIKGAWFDGRLNASAAYFRTKQENKAVMDGDLLTPTGATAYKAGSGQETDGIDLEVAGALTPNWNVYAGYTYLHFRRLDSDGRSDPSHLFKASTTYRLSGPLDRLTLGAGVTAQSNIRAISSPAGQPSNGVSRSASDVNWSGYAIWNAMAKYQLTDDTSVSLNANNLFDKHYYTRYGFYAGAIYGDPRNLALTVSTAF from the coding sequence ATGGTACGACAGAGCATCATGACCGACGCATACCCCGTTCTCCGAGGCGGCAGTCGCCTCACCCCGCTTGCCTTCTTCGTCGCCCTTGGGCTGTCCGGCACTGCCGCAGCCGCCAACCAGGCCGTGGAGCTGGATGCCACCACCATCGACAGCAGCGCCTTGCCACTGGCCGACGACAGCGGCCAGATCGGCTACACCGTCGAAAGCACCCGCAGCTCGACCGGGCTGAAGCTGACGCCGCGACAAACCCCGCAGTCGGTCACCAGCATCACCCGCCAGCAGATGGACGACCGCGACATCCATACCATCGAGCAGGCGCTGGACACCACGCCCGGGGTGAGCATGAGCAAGATGGAAGTGGGCGGGCGCACCGACTTCCGCGCCCGCGGCTATTCGATCAGCAACTGGAAGATCGACGGCTTGCAGTTCCCCGGCGGCTCGGACTTCAGCGGTGGCGGCAACGCCCTGAACATGGACCTGTACGAGCGCATCGACATCGTCCGTGGCGCCAACGGCCTGCTTGGCGGTACCGGTGATCCGTCGGCCACCGTCAACCTGATCCGCAAGGCACCGGGCAAGACCTTCGGTGGCAGCGCCTACGCCACCTACGGCAGTTGGGACAAACGCCGCCTGGGCGCCGACCTGAACCTGCCGCTGTCCGAGGATGGCCGCCTGCGCTCGCGTTTCGTCATGACCCAGCAGGACGCCAACTCGTTCCGCGACAACCAGTCCGAGCGCTCCCGCGCGGCCCTGGCCAACTTCGAGTTCGACCTGGACGACGCCACCACCCTCGGTGCCGGCTACCAGTACGAGTACAACAAGGTGGTCGGCGGCGGCTGGGGCGCCAACATCCCGATCTGGTACGGCGACGGCAGCAAGACCGACCTGCCGCGCAGCACCAACGTGGTGCCAAGCTGGAGCTTCGGCGAGTACATCACCCGCACCACCTTCGGCTCGCTGGCGCACCGCTTCGACAACGACTGGAGCCTGGACCTCAAGGTTGCCCAGAGCACAGGCGAGGCCCTCAACCATCGCGGCCTGGCCAAGGTCAATTCATCCGGCCGCGGCGTCTATGGCGGCTACTGGGACCAGGACGGCAGTGGCGCGGTGCTCAACGGCCTGCACAGCTCCACCGACACCACCCAGCAATCGGCGCAGATCGACTTGTCTGGACCGTTCCAACTGCTGGGCCGCACCCATCAGGCGATGGTCGGCTACAACGACAGCCGCACCGTGGCCTGGTCGCCGCAGTACAGCTGCAGCATGGTCGGCGGCGGCAAGACGGTGAACAGCGGCGTGGGCTGCCAGTTCCGCGCCAACAACGGCCTGGGCCTGAGCAACTGGCTCGATGGCGTGGATGACGACTACGCCATGCTGGCCTCGAAGACCGGCCTGCACAGCAAGACCACCACCCGCCTGCAGGGCCTGTACGCCGCTACCCGCCTGAGCATCAGCGACCCACTGTCGGTGATCCTCGGCGTGCGCAGCACCGACTATTCGGCCACCACCCGCAACGTCAACGGCGCCCGCAGCAACCAGCAGAACAACGGCATCGTCACTCCCTACATGGGCGTGGTCTACGACCTGAACGACACCTACTCGCTGTACGCCAGCTACACCGACATCTTCAACCCGCAGACCGAAGAGACCGCCAGCGGCACCAAGGTCGAGCCGATCCGTGGCCAGAGCTACGAGAGCGGGATCAAGGGCGCCTGGTTCGATGGCCGCCTGAACGCGTCCGCCGCTTACTTCCGCACCAAGCAGGAAAACAAGGCGGTGATGGACGGCGACCTGCTGACCCCGACCGGCGCCACCGCCTACAAGGCCGGCTCCGGCCAGGAAACCGACGGCATCGACCTGGAAGTCGCCGGCGCCCTGACCCCGAACTGGAATGTCTATGCCGGCTACACCTACCTGCACTTCCGCCGCCTGGACAGCGACGGGCGCAGCGATCCCTCGCACCTGTTCAAGGCCTCGACCACCTATCGCCTGTCCGGTCCGCTGGACCGCCTGACCCTGGGGGCTGGCGTTACCGCGCAGAGCAACATCCGTGCGATCTCCTCGCCAGCCGGCCAGCCGAGCAATGGCGTCAGCCGCAGCGCGAGCGATGTGAACTGGTCGGGCTATGCCATCTGGAATGCCATGGCCAAGTACCAGCTGACCGACGACACCAGCGTCAGCCTCAACGCCAACAACCTGTTCGACAAGCACTACTACACCCGTTACGGGTTCTATGCCGGGGCGATCTACGGTGATCCGCGCAACCTGGCGTTGACGGTGAGTACGGCGTTTTGA
- a CDS encoding DUF3079 domain-containing protein, translating to MAKKFPSNPSHPERICWGCDLYCPAKALACGNGAERTMHPAELFGEDWDQLDTRLDQPISLPQDLPANSAQNAVLTVNARLRGSP from the coding sequence ATGGCCAAGAAATTTCCCAGCAACCCCAGCCATCCGGAGCGGATCTGCTGGGGCTGCGACCTGTACTGCCCGGCCAAGGCGCTGGCCTGCGGCAATGGGGCGGAGCGGACCATGCATCCGGCGGAGCTGTTCGGCGAGGATTGGGATCAGCTCGATACCCGGCTGGATCAACCGATATCACTACCGCAAGATCTGCCAGCCAACAGCGCTCAAAACGCCGTACTCACCGTCAACGCCAGGTTGCGCGGATCACCGTAG